In one window of Vicia villosa cultivar HV-30 ecotype Madison, WI unplaced genomic scaffold, Vvil1.0 ctg.000146F_1_1, whole genome shotgun sequence DNA:
- the LOC131624645 gene encoding uncharacterized protein LOC131624645: protein MEGQGLGMDINDLGLVPGVRVPPKFKVPDFEKYKGNTCPKTHVRAYYRKIYVYSEDEGLLMHFFQDSLTGASLEWYMRLERANIRSWRDLVDAFIKQYEYNVDMAPNRTQLQNLSQKANESFKEYAQKWRELAARVQPPMLEREMMDLFTNTLEGQYYSACSASSSFAELVMIGERIESGIKAGRIQNPSAASSSSGAGGKKPYNGFTKKREGETSAAYYGKGKSHVYQQVAAVTIPSTPLQQQPQQQQRHPPRQYQQKSRPPRIFDPIPMTYAQLLAHLLHGDLVQLRTMGPPPAKLPPNYDANAHCEFHSGAAGHDIEHCIGFMHKVQDLLDSKAIEFTPTQGPNVVQNPMPSHGTHAANAIDIVEDIYLVKDVIELGSLLPLLKKELLRMRLYTGCGEFCTDCMVTSSVCVKVKDGIQQLIDSGYLQFEHVRHPKSVKNEINVLSIPYTPTKIPIPARAPPLVITLPGPIPYTSEKAVPWNYGGEVFYQGAKYEIKAPVEKEDVDNVVGIGRMTRSGRIFNPPQNTRDDNTEALAQAKGKRVVEDTVDQGQSSNSEDTVAKEMEEFLKIIKKSEYKVVDQLSQTQSKISILQLLLCPETHRNALLRLLSTAFVPPEISVNQLEGVVSNINAGNGLGFTDADFPSEGRNHNRALHISVECKGTMLSRVLVDNGSSLNVLPKSSLMRLDYSGVEIRPSELTVRAFDGSRRSVFGEVDLPIMIGPQLFTITFFVMDIHPSYSCLLGRPWIHAAGAVTSTLHQKLKFAIQGKIVTICGEEEHVVSHLASFRYIEVEGEVHETPCQAFEAVQTIKIPYVENKKSEAPMSSLKEAKAVVESGHPEGWGRVLDLPVKQDKCGIGYQMGQSSSNKASKKPGTFVPIKFSSAGIVKDHICAADDDMDSDYDIEEWIKPCVPGQKLLNWSSEDIISIASDQE from the coding sequence ATGGAAGGCCAAGGATTGGgtatggatatcaatgacttgggttTAGTTCCTGGCGTCCGTGTGCCACCGAAATTCAAGGtacccgacttcgagaaatacaagggGAACACGTGTCCTAAGACGCATGTCCGAGCTTACTATCGCAAAATATATGTGTACTCTGAGGATGAAGGATTGTTGatgcacttcttccaagatagcctgactggggcatccttggaatggtATATGAGATTGGAGAGAGCTAATATCCGAAGTTGGAGGGACCTGGTTGATGCTTTCATAAAGCAGTATGAGTATAATGTTGACATGGCACCAAATCGCACTCAGTTACAGAATCTATCCCAGAAAGCTAATgagtccttcaaagaatatgcacaaaaatggCGCGAGTTGGCAGCTAGAGTCCAGCCACCTATGTTGGAAAGAGAAATGATGGACTTGTTCACCAACACTCTGGAGGGCCAATACTACTCCGCCTGCTCTGCATCCTCAAGTTTTGCCGAGTTGGTTATGATTGGTGAGCGAATTGAAAGTGGGATTAAGGCTGGTAGAATACAGAATCCAAGTGCTGCTAGTTCCTCTTCTGGGGCAGGAGGGAAGAAACCATATAACGGATTTACTAAGAAGAGAGAAGGTGAAACGAGTGCTGCTTACTATGGTAAAGGTAAAAGCCATGTTTATCAACAGGTGGCCGCTGTTACTATACCGAGTACTCCTcttcaacaacaaccacaacaacagcAGAGGCATCCCCCACGTCAGTATCAGCAAAAGTCGAGGCCACCAAGAATTTTTGATCCCATACCTATGACATATGCACAATTACTCGCTCATCTCTTACATGGGGACTTGGTGCAACTTCGTACCATGGGCCCTCCACCTGCTAAGCTTCCTCCTAACTATGATGCTAATGCCCACTGTGAGTTTCATTCTGGGGCTGCTGGTCATGATATTGAACATTGCATAGGATTCATGCATAAAGTACAGGATCTGCTCGATTCAAAAGCTATTGAGTTCACCCCTACTCAAGGACCTAACGTTGTACAGAACCCTATGCCTTCCCATGGAACTCATGCCGCAAATGCCATCGATATTGTTGAAGACATTTACTTGGTCAAGGATGTTATCGAATTGGGATCGTTGTTGCCATTATTGAAGAAGGAATTATTGAGGATGAGACTATACACTGGTTGTGGAGAATTCTGTACTGATTGTATGGTCACCTCCTCAGTTTGTGTCAAGGTGAAAGATGGGATTCAACAGTTGATAGATAGTGGGTATCTACAGTTTGAGCATGTGCGACATCCAAAGTCAGTCAAGAATGAAATCAATGTGCTATCCATCCCGTATACTCCTACTAAGATCCCGATTCCTGCCAGAGCGCCGCCTTTGGTCATCACGTTGCCTGGTCCCATCCCATATACTAGTGAGAAAGCAGTCCCATGGAATTATGGCGGAGAAGTTTTCTACCAAGGGGCCAAGTATGAGATTAAAGCACCggttgagaaagaagatgttgataatgttgttggcATTGGAAGAATGACAAGAAGTGGTCGTATTTTCAATCCTCCCCAGAATACTCGCGATGACAATACGGAAGCTCTAGCTCAAGCAAAAGGGAAAAGAGTGGTAGAGGATACAGTGGACCAGGGGCAAAGCTCTAACTCTGAGGACACTGTGGCCAAAGAGATGGAAGAATTCCTAAAGATCATCAAGAAAAGTGAGTATAAAGTGGTTGACCAATTGAGTCAAACTCAATCAAAGATTTCGATCTTGCAGTTGCTCTTGTGTCCGGAGACACATCGAAACGCTTTGTTGAGACTTTTAAGTACTGCTTTCGTCCCTCCAGAGATCTCGGTGAATCAACTTGAAGGGGTGGTGTCAAACATCAATGCTGGTAATGGATTGGGATTCACAGATGCAGACTTTCCCTCCGAAGGTAGAAACCACAATAGAGCTTTGCATATATCAGTGGAATGTAAAGGGACTATGTTATCTCGTGTTCTCGTGGATAATGGATCTTCTCTGAATGTATTACCGAAGTCGTCTTTGATGAGGCTAGATTATTCTGGTGTCGAGATAAGGCCGAGTGAATTGACGGTGAGAGCCTTTGATGGGTCAAGGAGATCAGTATTTGGGGAGGTTGACTTGCCAATAATGATAGGCCCTCAGCTCTTCACTATTACTTTCTTTGTGATGGATATCCACCCATCTTACAGTTGTCTCCTGGGACGtccatggatccatgctgctggggccgtgACTTCCACATTGCATCAGAAACTCAAATTCGCAATTCAAGGAAAGATAGTCACAATATGTGGGGAGGAAGAACACGTGGTAAGCCACCTTGCGTCCTTCAGGTAtattgaggtggaaggagaggtCCACGAGACGCCTTGCCAAGCCTTTGAGGCTGTCCAGACTATCAAGATCCCTTATGTTGAAAACAAGAAGTCGGAGGCTCCCATGTCTTCACTAAAGGAAGCTAAAGCTGTGGTTGAATCTGGTCATCCTGAAGGATGGGGTCGAGTCTTGGATCTACCAGTCAAGCAGGATAAATGTGGGATTGGATATCAGATGGGTCAGAGTTCATCTAATAAGGCCTCCAAGAAGCCCGGAACCTTCGTTCCGATCAAGTTCTCTAGTGCTGGCATCGTCAAGGATCATATTTGTGCTGCCGATGATGATATGGATAGCGATTATGACATTGAAGAATGGATCAAGCCGTGTGTCCCAGGACAGAAACTTCTCAACTGGTCTTCCGAGGACATCATCTCAATTGCTTCTGATCAAGAGTAA
- the LOC131624647 gene encoding uncharacterized protein LOC131624647: protein MDNNVTVNQGATRRTHTYTFHREGMVQLGQLGELVTSHNETVFSDNYGNILSLLYSRVDEWALSTLLQFYDPDIRCFTFSDYQLAPTLEEYSYLLNIKIQHRVPFVCVPEKPRLDYIANALYLSLGDVHDNWKKNGDTHGFYMSFLVEKAQEFADKGIWEAFNAILAALIYGIVMFPNIHKFVDLAAICLFMDKNPIPTLLADTYYSIHSRHGKRGAIRGCLPLLYKWFKSHLPASGPFVTSTQKWSQRVMGLTANDIVWYQFRTGISEVIIRCGNFGNVPLIGTRGCINYNPVLALRQLGYTMKSGPSDREIYQSVYFEKRADPVALEEIRKAWNNIHIGERSTLGAKNAIAMEPYTEWVKERVKTLLLPFPEVPLLYAQPPKISEAMTKNELARELKTLKGESSQARKRVRTEKDGIVVAAPTEDPQKVIEKTIKEEKEKLRREYQEDLKAHKLRLEKETKYELRTMKKKLEEETAQRITVETQLKGTIAPPPTHRYYTRANHSLQMDQLRDDLIQMRTQVTAQMAQFMEVMQNMADRQEELRIRMDTVAQVVADPPQRNPADIRVNGEPVIGGPGVIPPAANQGNPRGPPQPTLEGHTTQQIRRAAAIPVLEED from the exons ATGGATAACAACGTGACCGTCAATCAAGGAGCTACAAGGCGCACACACACTTATACTTTCCATCGCGAGGGTATGGTTCAATTGGGACAATTGGGTGAATTGGTCACTAGTCATAATGAAACAGTGTTCAGTGACAATTATGGCAACATATTATCTCTTCTGTACTCGCGTGTCGACGAATGGGCCTTATCCACTCTTCTTCAGTTCTACGACCCAGATATCCGTTGTTTCACATTTTCAGATTATCAGCTAGCTCCCACTCTCGAAGAGTACTCTTACCTCCTcaacatcaagattcaacacagagTGCCTTTTGTTTGTGTCCCGGAGAAACCTAGGTTGGATTacattgccaacgctctttatttgagcttggGAGATGTTCATGATAACTGGAAGAAGAATGGTGATACTCATGGCTTCTACATGAGTTTCCTGGTTGAAAAAGCTCAAGAATTTGCTGACAAAGGAATATGGGAGGCTTTCAATGCTATTTTGGCCGCTCTGATCTATGGAATTGTGATGTTCCCcaacattcacaagttcgttgattTGGCTGCTATATGTCTTTTTATGGACAAGAATCCAATACCCACCCTATTGGCTGACACATATTATTCCATTCACTCGCGGCATGGTAAAAGGGGGGCTATTCGAGGTTGCTTGCCGCTGTTATATAAATGGTTCAAATCTCACTTGCCTGCTAGTGGTCCGTTTGTTACCTCTACTCAGAAATGGTCTCAGAGAGTCATGGGACTTACTGCAAACGACATCGTATGGTATCAATTCCGAACGGGCATATCTGAAGTCATTATCAGGTGCGGAAACTTTGGTAACGTCCCGCTCATTGGGACAAGAGGATGTATTAACTACAACCCAGTTCTAGCTCTTCGTCAGTTGGGCTATACCATGAAGAGTGGGCCTTCGGATAGAGAGATTTACCAATCCGTGTACTTTGAAAAGAGAGCTGACCCTGTAGCGCTTGAGGAAATCAGGAAGGCCTGGAATAACATTCATATAGGTGAGAGATCCACTCTGGGAGCCAAGAATGCCATTGCTATGGAGCCCTACACCGAGTGGGTTAAGGAGAGAGTCAAGACACTTTTGTTACCATTCCCGGAAGTTCCTCTCTTGTATGCACAACCCCCGAAGATATCAGAAGCTATG ACAAAGAATGAACTGGCCCGTGAACTTAAAACTCTCAAAGGAGAGTCTTCTCAAGCCAGGAAGAGGGTTAGAACTGAAAAGGACGGAATAGTTGTTGCTGCTCCTACTGAAGACCCTCAAAAGGTTATAGAGAAGACTataaaggaagaaaaagagaagCTCAGACGAGAGTACCAAGAAGACCTGAAAGCCCACAAGCTCCGACTGGAGAAAGAAACCAAATATGAGTTGAGGACCATGaagaagaaactggaagaagagaccgCTCAGAGAATAACAGTTGAGACccaactgaaaggaa caattgCACCTCCGCCTACACATCGCTACTACACAAGGGCTAATCACTCACTGCAAATGGATCAGTTAAGGGACGATCTTATCCAGATGAGAACTCAGGTTACTGCTCAGATGGCTCAGTTCATGGAAGTCATGCAAAACATGGCTGATCGCCAAGAAGAACTCAGAATCAGGATGGACACAGTTGCTCAGGTTGTCGCGGACCCTCCGCAAAGAAATCCTGCTGATATTCGTGTCAATGGTGAACCTGTGATCGGAGGACCTGGTGTAATTCCTCCTGCTGCTAATCAAGGTAATCCCCGTGGGCCTCCCCAGCCTACCCTTGAAGGACATACCACACAACAGATCAGAAGGGCTGCTGCTATCCCCGTGTTGGAAGAGGACTGA